The Dioscorea cayenensis subsp. rotundata cultivar TDr96_F1 chromosome 19, TDr96_F1_v2_PseudoChromosome.rev07_lg8_w22 25.fasta, whole genome shotgun sequence genome includes a window with the following:
- the LOC120284078 gene encoding L10-interacting MYB domain-containing protein-like → MASKLAPKRAAGGTYVSDANAVVSETVPKARWDDIKTESLLKICVEEVQAGNRPHTHFTKEGWKNIVAKFYLRTGVSYNYKQLKNKWDILKKEFSMWAKLVEHHEPSDGTLLRGQPWQAMIGGKRKKQENPEVLKWRNEGPKFLDMMEICFKDVLATGYMALVPYADSSTDNEVSNDDVHNETNERETDADNFHVDCATPKQCNGTPRAETSIAQDKKRRKTTRKERKSATYKLQESFDRLISGMDNMSRSTTSKVEDEDPYSIGKCVDLLDMMPGVERGSPEYYLMVRMFARKTYRETFVHLMNRDPSLAKFWLNTFNMDNIDRF, encoded by the exons ATGGCATCAAAACTAGCACCCAAAAGAGCTGCAGGTGGGACATATGTAAGTGATGCAAATGCAGTTGTATCTGAAACTGTTCCAAAAGCTAGATGGGATGACATAAAGACTGAATCGCTACTAAAGATATGTGTTGAGGAGGTTCAAGCTGGTAATAGGCCACACACCCACTTCACAAAAGAAGGTTGGAAAAATATCGTGGCAAAGTTTTATTTGAGAACAGGGGTGAGTTATAACTAcaagcaattaaaaaataaatgggacATACTGAAGAAAGAATTCTCCATGTGGGCAAAGCTAGTGGAGCACCATGAGCCCTCGGATGGGACCCTATTAAGAGGACAACCGTGGCAAGCGATGATTGGtgggaaaagaaagaaacaa GAAAACCCAGAAGTTTTGAAATGGCGAAATGAGGGTCCAAAATTCCTAGACATGATGGAGATTTGCTTCAAAGATGTTTTGGCGACAGGGTACATGGCATTGGTCCCATATGCAGACTCATCTACTGACAATGAAGTTTCTAACGACGATGTTCACAATGAGACGAATGAAAGAGAAACCGATGCAGACAACTTTCATGTTGACTGTGCAACTCCTAAACAATGTAATGGTACCCCAAGGGCTGAAACTAGCATAGCACAAGATAAGAAGAGACGAAAAACTACacggaaagaaagaaaaagtgcAACGTACAAATTACAAGAATCATTTGATCGTCTTATCTCTGGTATGGATAATATGTCCCGTTCAACTACTTCAAAAGTTGAAGACGAGGATCCCTACAGTATTGGCAAATGTGTGGATTTGTTGGACATGATGCCGGGGGTTGAACGAGGGAGCCCAGAATACTACCTCATGGTCAGGATGTTTGCAAGGAAAACTTATAGAGAGACCTTCGTGCACCTAATGAATAGGGATCCATCACTTGCTAAGTTCTGGTTGAACACATTCAATATGGACAACATCGACCGATTTTAA